ACGTCTTCGCGCTGCCAGTGTCGACCACGCATATCTTGTCTTCAGGGGTTGCCGGGGCCATGGTCGCCAATAAAAGCGGCCTTCAAAGCGGCACAGTTCGCACTATTCTGCTGGCGTGGGTATTGACCCTGCCGGCAACTGTGGCGCTGTCGGCCGGATTGTTCTGGCTGGCGTCCAAGGCGCTGGCGTAACGCCGGGAACTACACGATATATAAGGGCGGACTCATCCGCCCTGATATGCGGTCCCGCGTTTGGGGACCGCAGCGCCCCTTAAAGCTGATCCGCTTTACTTCCTCTTTTTGCTTCCACCCAGCAACGAACCCATCAACCCCCGCACCAGCTCACGACCAATTTGATTGGCTGCCGTGCGCATTGCCCTCTTCATGGCCTGCCTGCAAACCCGCCCAGAAACTCGCCCGCCATACACGCCAACACCCAGTGAGCGCGAGACGTACCTCACGTGAGCGCCAGCAATCCGGTCGATGTGGCTCTGCTCACTTTAGCTGACATCCGGTAACGCGCCCTGCACGAAACCGACATATGGGATGATGAACATACGCCGCGCGGTTATCATCGCGCTGCTGACGGATGAACAGATCCGGCCATCGCCATCACTTCCTCTCTGCACTTACCGGTTGAAGACTTTGCAGCTATCTAATGTAAAACGTCGCGAGCCAGTGACACGGCCAACCTCGCGCACCGCGTCATCACCCAGCCAGAGGGCCGCTGCGTGAAGCGACTTGCATGGCTGTCGGCCGCATTGATCCTGGCCTTGTTGATTCCGCTTTTCATGGGAGGCACCGACATGTTTCATCGGCTGCGCGCCTTCCCGCTGGATCTGCTGTTGATCATGTTTGGCATGGTCCTAGTTGGCTGGTGCTGCAACACCGCACGCTTACGATTGTTGTTGGGCGACAGCGCCAGCGGATTAAGCATTCGCAAAAGCCTGGGCGTGGTCATGGCCACGGAGTTTGCCTACAGCGCGACACCCGGCGGCAGCGGCGCACCGCTGACGCTTGTCGCGCTGCTCTCGCGCAACGGCATAGGCCCTGCCAAAAGCACTGCCGCCTTCGCCACCGATCAGTTGATGGACCTGGTGTTTTTCCTGATGGCGCTGATCGGCATTCTGATCTACGCGCTGTTTCACAACCTGAGCGAGCGGCTGGAGTGGATGCTGATTGTCAGCGCTTTGCTGATCGTCGCCGGGCTGGTGGCTTGCGCAGGATTTGCGCGCTATCACCGGCGGATAATTCTGTTCAACGGCGTGCTGCTCAAACGCTTCAACACCAAGGCGACAACGCGAATGCGGTGGGCGCGCAAGCTGTTGCACTTTCGCGACGCTCTGGCCGAAACCTGGAAAATGCCGCACCGCGTGTTATTTCAGGTATTCGTGCTGACTTGCCTGCACTGGGGCCTGCGCTACAGCGTGCTGTATCTGACGCTGCGAGGCCTGGGGGCAGATGTGCAGTGGGCGTGGACGTTTCTGATTCAGATGCTGTCTCTGAGTGCCGGGCAATTCAGCCTGTCGCCGGGTGGGGCAGGCACAGCAGAACTCACGTCTGCCGCATTGCTGGCGCCCATGGTGGGGAAATCCACCGCTGCGGCCGCCATTCTGATCTGGCGCGCGGTGACCTACTATTTTTATCTGATCGCAGGCGGGCCGGTCTTTCTGCTAATGGTCGGCAAGCCGTTACTTAACAAACTGATGCGCCTGAAAGGCGCGTGATCAGTCGCCTTGTTATTCGCAGTTGCCGGGATTGTCGAGGGGACCCGGGACCGGTGCTTGTCCGGCATTGGGTGCTTGCTGCAGTTGCTGCCAAAGCTCGGCCGCGCCGTCGAATGTTGCGCCATCCTCATCAGTAAGGCTGTCAACGTCGTAGCGACTCAAGCAACCCTCACCCACCGTAGGCGGCGCCTTTGAGGTGGCTTTGTCGAGCGGATCAGTCATAGGGCAATCCTCGTGATGACGGTGTCGGCGTGGATCCCATCAGAGCGCCACGCCGACGACAAAGAGGTCAGTCGAAAACCACGGTCTTGTTGTCATGTACCAGCACGCGATCTTCCAGGTGGGCACGCAGACCACGGGCGAGGACCATTTTTTCTACATCGCGGCCGAAACGCACCATGTTTTCAATGCTGTCCCGGTGACTGACGCGCACAACGTCCTGCTCGATGATCGGTCCTGCGTCCAACTCTTCAGTGACGTAATGGCATGTCGCACCGATCAGCTTCACACCGCGCAATGACGCTTGGTGATAAGGCTTGGCGCCAACGAACGAAGGCAAAAAGCTGTGATGGATATTAATGACCTGATGCGCATATTCGCGGCACAACTGCGGCGGCAGAATCTGCATGTAGCGCGCCAGCACCACTACGTCGGCTTCGTGCTGTTTCACGAGACGTGAAACTTCGGCGAACGCCGGCTCCTTGTCTTTAGGATCAACTGGCACGTAGTGATAAGGGATATGGTGCCATTCCACCATGCTGCGCAGGTCTTCATGGTTGGAAATAACGCAGGCAATCTCGCAATCAAGTTCGTCGCTGTGCCAACGATGCAACAGGTCTGCGAGGCAATGGGACTCTCGGCTGGCCATCAACACAACGCGTTTCTTCTGATCCGAATCGGTGATGCGCCAGTCCATCGAAAACTCTTCAGCGATAGGCTTGAACGCCTCTCGGAAAGCGTCCAGTTCGAGCGGCAAAGTATCGGCACGAATTTCGTGGCGCATAAAGAACCAGCCACTCAGGTTGTCCGAGTGATGGCTCGCTTCGGTGATCCAGCCGTTGTAGGACGCCAGAAAGTTACTGACTTTGGCAACGATACCAACACGGTCCGGGCAAGCAATCACCAGACGAAAAGTGCGCATGAGGGAAACTCCAGAACTTCGCAAAGGCGGCCATTCTAGCGACTACCCGAGGACTGTGCAGTAATGGAATGCGCGCAAATGGCTTTGTGCCAAAAAAGCAGGCCTGCACAGGCAAGCCGCGCCGGCCCCACCAGATCATTGCGCACACCGTGAAGAAAAAACTGCGTATTAGCGCTACATATCGGCTACGTATAGCGTGTGAATTAGTTCGGCGGTCCTCTCATACCTGCCGTTACTTGGAAATACTTCAAATAAACCAGACTTGAATGTTTACTTGCACAAACGCTGTGACTATTATTGCGTCCATACACCCTGCACTTCACAACATAAGGTAATCCTCATGTCCCTGATCAACGAATACCGCGCAGCAGAAGAAGCCATCAAAGAACTGCAAGCTCGTCTGCAGAACCTGAAACAAGACGACAAACTGCAGACCGAGCTGGAATTCGAAGGCAAACTGCGCACCCTGATGGGCGAGTATCAAAAATCCCTGCGCGACATCATCGCGTTGCTGGATCCAGAAGCAAAAACTAACAAAGCACCACGTGGCGCAGCCGTGAAAACTACCGGCACCAAACGCGCTCGCAAAGTAAAGCAGTATAAAAACCCGCACAACGGCGAAATCATCGAAACCAAAGGTGGCAACCACAAGACTCTGAAAGAGTGGAAAGCCAAGTGGGGCGGTGACGAAGTCGAAGGTTGGGCCACCCTGCTCGGCTAATTACCGATGTAAGGGAAGTGGTTGTGCAGTGACGTACAGCTCAATAAAAAACGCCAGCTAGCTGGCGTTTTTTATTGCATGCAATATTGCTGTCCCTGCGCTAGATGCCCAAGCGTACGCGCAACGCCTCAGCGTAATCCTGCCATTTACCCAGAACCTTCAACTGAGCAGGCGATGCGGTCAGCGAGGCCGCAATCAAGGCCTTGGTAAAGTCCTTGAGCGTATTGGGTGCGCCGGCCAGGGGATCGGTGAGACGCGACTGACAGAAACTCAGCCAGCGCTGTTGTTCGGCGTTACTCAAGGTTTCGGCAAAGTTGCGCGCGCGGTACCGGAACAACAACTCGGGAAGTCGTTCGTCGTCAAAAGGCCAGGGATCGCTGCCTAGTTGTTGCGGCTCGGCAATTCTGACCTGCTCGCACAAACGGCGGTCACGGTCGTTGATAAAACCGTCATATAACTGCTGTTCCGGGTCTTCGCTGGATGAAAAGTCGTCACTGGCATAAATGGACTTCAACTTTTCCTGCCATAACGCCTGCCCTTCATTTAGCCGCTGGACGCGGTCTTTCAACACGTCCATATCCAGACGCAAACGCAGACGATCCTCCTCACGCAGTACGCTCAACGGTGCGATGACCGGACATTTATTTATATGAAGCAACTTCAAGGGCACCGGCAACTCGCCTTCAGCGAGGTCTTCACGCCGGGTATATAAACGCTGACGCAGCACATCGTGTGTTTCGTGCAAGAGCGGTTCGTGGTCTAGATGGAGGTCGCACACAATCAACGCATTCTTGTTGGTGGGGTGCCACGCGAGCGGCAACACCACACCTAAGTAACTGCGCGCAGCCGAAAAACGCCCCGATATATGCACCAGTGGCTGCAGAAGTCGAATCTGATCTTGCACCTTGCGCTTACTGCGCAACTGGAAAAGGTAGTCATAAAGCTTGGGTTGTTTGTCGCGAACAAGTCGGGCCAGTGCGATAGTTGCACGGACATCCGACAACGCCTCGTGGGCTTCGCCATGCTCGATGCCATTGGCAACAGTGAGCCGGTCCAGTTTTAACGTGACTCGCCCGTCTTCCTGGGGCCAGACAATCCCCTCGGGACGCAGCGCGTAGGCAGTGCGAACCACATCGATCAAATCCCAGCGACTATTACCGCCCTGCCATTCGCGCCCGTACGGGTCAAAAAAATTGCGGTACAAACTGTAGCGAGTCATCTCATCATCGAAACGCAGCGTGTTGTAGCCCGCGCCGCAGGTTCCCGGTGCGGCCAGCTCAGCGTGGACGCGCGTCATGAAGTCCGCTTCACACAACCCTTTTTCCGCCAGGCGCTCAGGCGTAATCCCGGTGACAAGACAAGCCATCGGGTGCGGCAAGATATCGTCACTGGGCTGACAGTAGATATTAAGGGGGGCGGCGATTTCGTTGAGCTGATCATCGGTGCGAATGCCGGCGACCTGCAGCGGCCGGTCATTGCGCGGGTTGATCCCGGTGGTTTCGTAGTCGTACCAGAAGATGCTGGAGGTCACGGGCTGATCCTGAACAAAAGTCGGACAAAGTCTATCAGATCGTACCGGGGCGACTTTGTAGGACACTCGACGACTTTGAGCCCGAAACCGAAATGCGGAGGGACGGACAAATCTTGCGCCTAGTGAGCCACGCATAACCGGAAGCATCTTCTTACATCCCGTGTCGGAAGTGGCTGGTTGCTTAGCTGGACCTTGCTGGCTAGCATCAACCTCTCACTCCAAGGTGTCCTCCTTCTGATATGCCCACTTCGCACGCAACGCCAAGGCATGCGCCGCAGTCTGCGCCGCTGGATACCCGCCTCCGAATGGAAACCCCTGAAGGCATCGACCTGCTGCTGCGCCCGGCAGGCCTTGTCCCTAGGTCTTTGGCGTTCGGCATTGATCTGCTTATCCGCGCGACGCTTCTGGGCGTGTTGTTTGTACTGCTTCAGCCCTTCGAGAAGTTCGGCATGGGCCTGGGCGCACTGGCGCTGTTTCTCGTCACGTGGTGGTACATGGTGCTCTTCGAGGTTCTCAATCAGGGCCGCTCACCGGGCAAACAATTTATGGGCATGCGCGTCGTGCATGACGACGGCACGCCCATTGGCTGGTCCGCCTCCTTGTTGCGTAACCTGTTGCGGTTTGTCGACATGCTGCCATTCGGTTACAGCGTGGGCGCGTTCACTTGCTTTCAGCATCCATCGTTCAAACGGCTGGGCGACCTTGCCGCCGGTACGCTGGTGATTTATCGCGATGCGCCGATCAAGCGTCCTGAACTGCCGGACGCCGCGTCCTTTGTAGCGCCGGTGTCCATGACGCTGGACGAGCAGCGGGCAATCCTGTCTTTTGCCGAGCGCCAGGTGAGCCTCTCACCGGCGCGCACCCATGAACTCGCGCAGATTCTCGCGCAACCGCTCAATGCCTCGCCAGATCAGGCGATCGCCCGCCTGAACGGCATTGCACGTGGACTATTGGGTCCGGTATGAAGACGAACCAAACATGAAACAGGCCCCGTTTGAAGCCCGTCATCAGGAAGACTGGGAACTGTTTGCCGAGCGGCTGGACGCACTTGAGCGCAGCAGAAGCAAAGTGGAGGCCACTGAAACCTTCGCGGCCGATTATCGACGCATCTGCCAACAACTGGCCTTAGCGCAGGAACGCGGGTACAGCAGCCACCTCGTCGACCCTCTGCACCAACTGGCCATGCGTGGGCATCAGCAGCTGTATCGTCATCGCAGCCAACTGGGCGCGCAACTGCTCGGTTTCATCCTCGCCGGATTTCCGAGGCTGGTCCGAGCCGAATGGCGACTAGTATTGATTGCCAGCCTGTTGTTTTTCGGCAGCCTGTTGCTGATGGGGGTGTTGGTCTACGTTTTCCCGGACCTCGTCTACAGAGTGGTCAGCCCGGCTGACGTGGGTGACATGGAGGCGATGTACGACCCGGCAGCGCGACGCATCGGTCAGGCAGCGGATCGCGGATCGAGCGAAGACTGGTTGATGTTCGGCTACTACATCATGCACAACATCGGTATCGGCTTTCAGACCTTTGCCAGCGGCCTCATTTTCGGACTCGGCAGCCTGTTCTTTCTGTTCTTCAACGGTTTGATGATCGGTGCCGTGGCCGGACATCTGACTGGCGTTGGTTACGGGGGGACATTCTGGCCGTTCGTTATCGGGCACGGGGCATTCGAGCTCACCGCCATCGCGCTGTCGGGTGCGGCCGGTTTGAAACTCGGATGGGCCCTGCTTGCGCCGGAAGCGCTGCCCAGAACCGAAGCGCTGAGAATAGCCGCCAGAACCAGCATCCGCCTCATCGTTGGCGTCATTCTGTTTTTAGTCATTGCTGCCTTCATCGAGGCGTACTGGTCATCAATGAGCTGGCCCGCACCGCTGACCAAGTACCTGGTGGGTACCGCGCTTTGGGCACTGGTTGCCTGCTATTTAACGTTCGCCGGACGAAACGCTCATGCGACTGACTGATGCCAGCGTCGCCATTCGGCCGCGCAACCCTTGGGAAGCCATAGACCTTGGGGTGCTGATGGTGCAAGAGCATCGCAGCCTTCTAATGATCAGTTGGGCAATGGTGACGCTGCCGGTGTTCGCCCTTCTCACAGCCGTGCTGTGGGACTATCCGTCGCTTGCGATTTTTCTGTTCTGGTGGCTGAAGCCTCTGTACGAGCGCCTTACGCTGCTGATCCTCTCTCAAACATTGTTTGGCATAACGCCTACATTAAAGCAGGCCCTGCTTGCCTGGCCCCGGGCGCTGAAACCGCAGTTACTGGCGAGCCTGACCTGGCGCCGCCTGAGCCTCAGCCGAAGTTTCAAACTGCCGGTCCAGCAGCTCGAAGGGCTGTCGGGCACGGAGCAAGCACATCGTATTGCGACGCTCAGCCGGGACGGGCTAAGCGCTGCCCGCTGCCTTACCTCGGTGGGGAGTGCACTCGAAATGTGCCTATGGGTCGGCCTGATGGGGTTGTTCTATTCGCTGCTTCCCCAGCAGGTAGAGATCGACTGGTCATGGCAAAGCCTGCTCGAAGTCGAAGGTCAGTGGACATGGCTCG
The DNA window shown above is from Pseudomonas sp. BSw22131 and carries:
- a CDS encoding lysylphosphatidylglycerol synthase transmembrane domain-containing protein, producing the protein MKRLAWLSAALILALLIPLFMGGTDMFHRLRAFPLDLLLIMFGMVLVGWCCNTARLRLLLGDSASGLSIRKSLGVVMATEFAYSATPGGSGAPLTLVALLSRNGIGPAKSTAAFATDQLMDLVFFLMALIGILIYALFHNLSERLEWMLIVSALLIVAGLVACAGFARYHRRIILFNGVLLKRFNTKATTRMRWARKLLHFRDALAETWKMPHRVLFQVFVLTCLHWGLRYSVLYLTLRGLGADVQWAWTFLIQMLSLSAGQFSLSPGGAGTAELTSAALLAPMVGKSTAAAAILIWRAVTYYFYLIAGGPVFLLMVGKPLLNKLMRLKGA
- the purU gene encoding formyltetrahydrofolate deformylase encodes the protein MRTFRLVIACPDRVGIVAKVSNFLASYNGWITEASHHSDNLSGWFFMRHEIRADTLPLELDAFREAFKPIAEEFSMDWRITDSDQKKRVVLMASRESHCLADLLHRWHSDELDCEIACVISNHEDLRSMVEWHHIPYHYVPVDPKDKEPAFAEVSRLVKQHEADVVVLARYMQILPPQLCREYAHQVINIHHSFLPSFVGAKPYHQASLRGVKLIGATCHYVTEELDAGPIIEQDVVRVSHRDSIENMVRFGRDVEKMVLARGLRAHLEDRVLVHDNKTVVFD
- the mvaT gene encoding histone-like nucleoid-structuring protein MvaT yields the protein MSLINEYRAAEEAIKELQARLQNLKQDDKLQTELEFEGKLRTLMGEYQKSLRDIIALLDPEAKTNKAPRGAAVKTTGTKRARKVKQYKNPHNGEIIETKGGNHKTLKEWKAKWGGDEVEGWATLLG
- the sbcB gene encoding exodeoxyribonuclease I, giving the protein MTSSIFWYDYETTGINPRNDRPLQVAGIRTDDQLNEIAAPLNIYCQPSDDILPHPMACLVTGITPERLAEKGLCEADFMTRVHAELAAPGTCGAGYNTLRFDDEMTRYSLYRNFFDPYGREWQGGNSRWDLIDVVRTAYALRPEGIVWPQEDGRVTLKLDRLTVANGIEHGEAHEALSDVRATIALARLVRDKQPKLYDYLFQLRSKRKVQDQIRLLQPLVHISGRFSAARSYLGVVLPLAWHPTNKNALIVCDLHLDHEPLLHETHDVLRQRLYTRREDLAEGELPVPLKLLHINKCPVIAPLSVLREEDRLRLRLDMDVLKDRVQRLNEGQALWQEKLKSIYASDDFSSSEDPEQQLYDGFINDRDRRLCEQVRIAEPQQLGSDPWPFDDERLPELLFRYRARNFAETLSNAEQQRWLSFCQSRLTDPLAGAPNTLKDFTKALIAASLTASPAQLKVLGKWQDYAEALRVRLGI
- a CDS encoding RDD family protein, which codes for MPTSHATPRHAPQSAPLDTRLRMETPEGIDLLLRPAGLVPRSLAFGIDLLIRATLLGVLFVLLQPFEKFGMGLGALALFLVTWWYMVLFEVLNQGRSPGKQFMGMRVVHDDGTPIGWSASLLRNLLRFVDMLPFGYSVGAFTCFQHPSFKRLGDLAAGTLVIYRDAPIKRPELPDAASFVAPVSMTLDEQRAILSFAERQVSLSPARTHELAQILAQPLNASPDQAIARLNGIARGLLGPV
- a CDS encoding stage II sporulation protein M, producing MKQAPFEARHQEDWELFAERLDALERSRSKVEATETFAADYRRICQQLALAQERGYSSHLVDPLHQLAMRGHQQLYRHRSQLGAQLLGFILAGFPRLVRAEWRLVLIASLLFFGSLLLMGVLVYVFPDLVYRVVSPADVGDMEAMYDPAARRIGQAADRGSSEDWLMFGYYIMHNIGIGFQTFASGLIFGLGSLFFLFFNGLMIGAVAGHLTGVGYGGTFWPFVIGHGAFELTAIALSGAAGLKLGWALLAPEALPRTEALRIAARTSIRLIVGVILFLVIAAFIEAYWSSMSWPAPLTKYLVGTALWALVACYLTFAGRNAHATD